The Desulfohalovibrio reitneri genome contains a region encoding:
- a CDS encoding ABC transporter substrate-binding protein — protein MRRITTIFIAALLVVGLAAVASADRLQNIKDRGTLICGVKDSVYLFGFVNEDTNQLDGFDVDICKKFADKLGVDVEYKTVTSATRIPMLTQGSIDVAAATMTHKFSRDDVIDFSITYFMDGQKLLVKKDSGIQSTDDLAGKRVGTVKGSTSEKNISQAQPEAKVISYDEYPQAFLALKQGKVHAVTTDSGILAGLKMSDDNPDNWAIVGPYFSAEPYGIGVPENQSNLRDFINKSLVEMWNSGEYHELYKKWFDTEPQGWEMTTWPM, from the coding sequence ATGCGCAGAATCACCACCATCTTCATCGCCGCACTGCTGGTCGTCGGACTGGCCGCCGTGGCCTCGGCCGACAGGTTGCAGAACATTAAAGACCGCGGAACCCTGATCTGCGGGGTCAAAGACTCGGTCTACCTGTTCGGCTTCGTCAACGAGGACACCAACCAACTGGACGGCTTCGACGTGGACATCTGCAAGAAGTTCGCGGACAAACTGGGTGTGGACGTGGAGTACAAGACCGTCACCTCCGCCACCCGCATCCCGATGCTGACCCAGGGTTCCATCGACGTGGCCGCCGCCACCATGACCCACAAGTTTTCCCGTGACGACGTCATTGACTTCTCCATCACCTACTTCATGGACGGCCAGAAGCTTCTGGTGAAGAAGGATTCCGGCATCCAGTCCACCGACGACCTGGCCGGCAAGCGGGTGGGCACCGTCAAGGGCTCCACTTCCGAGAAGAACATCTCCCAGGCCCAGCCCGAGGCCAAGGTCATCTCCTATGACGAGTATCCCCAGGCTTTCCTCGCCTTGAAGCAGGGCAAGGTTCATGCCGTGACCACCGACTCCGGCATCCTGGCCGGTCTGAAGATGAGCGACGACAATCCCGACAACTGGGCCATCGTCGGCCCCTACTTCTCCGCCGAACCCTACGGCATCGGCGTGCCCGAGAACCAGTCCAACCTGCGCGACTTCATCAACAAGTCCCTGGTCGAGATGTGGAACTCCGGCGAATACCACGAGCTCTACAAGAAGTGGTTCGACACCGAGCCCCAGGGCTGGGAGATGACCACCTGGCCCATGTAA
- a CDS encoding amino acid ABC transporter permease, whose translation MNYEFNWELVLTGEYGQWIVEGLIKTLQISSVSIVFAMLLGTLVAVFRMTHFKPLQWIALAFTEFFRNTPLLVQIFFWYFGSYSILPNVVNEWLYDHNFEFASGVIALSVYTSAFIAEEIRSGVNSIPKTQLEASRACGLSFIQAMSYVILPQAFRIIIPPLISQFLNLIKNSSLVMTIGVMELTYMARQIESYTFHGFEAFTVATLIYICISLVVSFLITQYNKYFMRQVQY comes from the coding sequence GTGAACTACGAATTCAATTGGGAACTCGTCCTCACGGGGGAATACGGTCAGTGGATCGTGGAAGGTCTGATCAAGACCCTCCAGATTTCATCCGTCTCCATCGTGTTCGCCATGCTGCTGGGCACTCTAGTGGCCGTGTTCCGCATGACCCATTTCAAGCCCCTGCAGTGGATCGCCCTGGCCTTCACCGAGTTCTTCCGCAACACACCGCTTCTGGTCCAGATTTTCTTTTGGTATTTCGGCTCGTACTCCATTTTGCCCAATGTTGTGAACGAATGGCTCTACGACCACAATTTCGAGTTCGCCTCGGGCGTCATCGCTCTTTCGGTCTACACCTCGGCCTTCATCGCCGAGGAAATCCGCTCCGGTGTGAACTCCATCCCAAAGACGCAGTTGGAGGCCTCGCGGGCCTGCGGCCTGTCATTCATCCAGGCCATGTCCTACGTCATTCTGCCCCAGGCCTTCCGCATCATCATCCCGCCGCTCATCAGCCAGTTCCTCAACCTCATCAAGAACTCCTCCCTGGTCATGACCATTGGAGTCATGGAACTGACCTATATGGCGCGGCAGATCGAGTCCTACACGTTCCATGGGTTCGAGGCGTTCACTGTGGCCACCCTGATCTACATCTGCATTTCGCTGGTGGTCTCGTTCCTCATCACCCAGTACAACAAGTATTTCATGCGCCAGGTGCAGTACTAG
- a CDS encoding amino acid ABC transporter permease translates to MHWEVVWNNLDYFLWGAYPDGPLGGLAMSIMLALGGIFGAFWLGLGAGLMRLSHLRMLRYPATVYIEVIRGTPLLMLIFWFYFLAPIALGRTLPEAESALVAFIVFTGAYIAEIVRAGVLALPRGQMEAARSTGLSHVQAMTFVILPQALRNMIPSFVNQFVSLTKDTSLAYIIGVNELTRAATQVNNRTMNAPTEIFIAIAVLYFIICYVLTSLSRRLERRLARGQGPG, encoded by the coding sequence GTGCATTGGGAAGTCGTCTGGAACAACCTTGATTATTTTCTCTGGGGAGCCTATCCCGATGGGCCTCTGGGCGGGTTGGCCATGTCCATCATGCTGGCCCTGGGCGGCATATTCGGCGCTTTCTGGCTGGGGTTGGGAGCGGGGCTCATGCGGCTGTCCCACTTGCGAATGCTACGGTATCCGGCCACCGTCTACATTGAGGTAATTCGCGGCACACCGCTTCTTATGCTCATTTTTTGGTTCTACTTCCTGGCCCCCATCGCCCTGGGTAGAACCTTGCCGGAGGCGGAGAGCGCCCTCGTCGCCTTCATCGTCTTCACCGGGGCCTACATCGCGGAAATTGTCCGTGCGGGCGTGCTGGCCCTGCCACGCGGGCAGATGGAAGCCGCCCGCTCCACCGGCCTGTCCCACGTGCAGGCCATGACGTTCGTTATCCTTCCTCAGGCCCTGCGGAACATGATTCCCAGCTTCGTCAATCAGTTCGTCTCCCTGACCAAGGACACCTCCCTGGCCTACATCATCGGCGTCAACGAGCTCACCCGCGCGGCCACGCAGGTAAACAATCGCACCATGAACGCGCCTACCGAGATTTTTATCGCTATCGCCGTGCTGTACTTCATCATCTGCTACGTGCTGACCTCACTCAGCCGCCGCCTGGAGCGCAGGCTGGCGCGCGGCCAGGGGCCGGGCTAG
- a CDS encoding TOBE domain-containing protein, whose protein sequence is MDLRSLDLDQYSRDDLGLLRERIDILLSNKGSRQRRDASNACRLFTVADGVRWLDARQLEQLRHSFANWMEEARDGRTRQSRERVFLAFLILRFTGARLGEVLALNEREHIDYQRGMVLIPDGDNVREVPVPPEVTGLIRDFCVKYGWAISEKNAGERIFDLDQGFLRRKFSDQVERCDIPRELLNPRVLRNSRAIELLQGGMPMRAVQSLLGHSRTDYTANFVTMTESDLRHVIQNHCAREFEMETSARNTFQATVTGYTGNDVVCEVRLRTDSGYEIASLITEHSRKKLGLEEGRHAVALVKATWVILEKWGHGETGAGTNAFPGVVEDIASDGVAAEVSGRLDDGTGVCALITEECRREIGFDRGDSFLFRFQPASVILS, encoded by the coding sequence ATGGATTTGCGCTCATTGGATCTGGATCAATACAGTCGGGATGATTTGGGACTTCTCAGGGAGCGCATCGACATTCTTCTTTCAAACAAAGGTTCGCGGCAACGCCGCGACGCATCCAACGCCTGCCGCCTCTTCACTGTGGCGGACGGGGTTCGCTGGCTCGATGCACGGCAGCTTGAGCAATTACGTCACTCTTTCGCCAATTGGATGGAAGAAGCCCGGGACGGGCGGACTAGGCAGTCACGAGAACGGGTATTCCTCGCATTTCTTATACTGCGTTTCACCGGAGCCCGATTGGGAGAAGTACTGGCGCTCAACGAGCGTGAGCACATCGACTACCAACGCGGCATGGTCCTGATCCCCGATGGGGACAATGTTCGTGAAGTACCAGTTCCGCCGGAGGTCACTGGTTTGATAAGGGACTTCTGCGTCAAGTACGGCTGGGCGATTTCCGAGAAAAATGCCGGGGAGCGGATTTTCGATCTGGACCAGGGATTCCTTCGACGCAAATTTTCCGACCAGGTGGAGCGATGCGATATACCGCGTGAACTGCTCAACCCCAGAGTGCTGAGAAACTCCCGGGCCATAGAACTCTTGCAAGGGGGCATGCCTATGCGCGCGGTTCAGTCGCTTCTGGGCCATTCGCGCACGGACTACACGGCCAATTTCGTGACCATGACGGAATCCGACCTGCGGCACGTCATTCAGAACCACTGCGCACGGGAATTCGAAATGGAAACCAGCGCCAGAAACACCTTTCAAGCAACGGTCACGGGGTACACCGGCAACGATGTGGTCTGCGAGGTCAGGCTCCGTACCGATTCCGGCTACGAAATCGCCAGCCTCATCACAGAGCACAGCAGAAAGAAGCTAGGACTGGAGGAAGGCAGGCACGCCGTGGCCTTGGTCAAGGCCACCTGGGTGATCCTGGAAAAATGGGGACATGGGGAAACTGGCGCCGGGACAAATGCTTTCCCCGGTGTGGTCGAGGACATCGCAAGCGATGGGGTGGCCGCAGAAGTGAGTGGGCGGCTGGATGACGGGACAGGAGTGTGCGCCCTGATCACGGAGGAATGCAGGCGCGAAATCGGCTTCGACCGGGGAGACTCGTTTCTTTTCCGTTTTCAGCCCGCCTCCGTCATCTTGAGCTGA
- the modB gene encoding molybdate ABC transporter permease subunit, whose product MLTLKVAGLATFLSLFLGVAAAYALTKWRFPGRDLLDAVFTLPMVMPPTVLGYYLLVLIGRRSLLGGWLQETLGITLMFTWWGAVLASTVVALPLVFKSARAALESVAREYENAARTLGQGELAVFLRVSLPLALPGVLAGGMLAFARAMGEFGATLMVAGNLPGRTQTLSLAVYSAVQAGNDLLANSLVLVISLLCIVILWATSRLLQPKYTNR is encoded by the coding sequence ATGCTCACTCTGAAGGTGGCCGGGCTGGCGACCTTTCTTTCCCTGTTCCTCGGCGTGGCCGCCGCGTACGCGCTCACCAAGTGGCGCTTTCCAGGCCGAGACCTGTTGGACGCCGTATTCACCCTGCCCATGGTCATGCCACCCACCGTACTGGGTTACTATCTGCTGGTTCTCATCGGCAGACGGAGCCTTCTGGGTGGGTGGCTCCAGGAGACGCTCGGCATAACCCTCATGTTCACTTGGTGGGGAGCCGTTCTGGCCTCCACCGTGGTGGCGTTACCCCTGGTCTTTAAGTCAGCCAGGGCGGCCCTTGAGAGCGTGGCGAGGGAATACGAGAACGCGGCCCGAACCCTGGGACAGGGGGAATTGGCCGTGTTTCTCCGTGTTTCCCTCCCCCTGGCCCTGCCCGGCGTGCTGGCAGGGGGCATGCTGGCCTTCGCCCGGGCCATGGGGGAGTTCGGAGCCACACTCATGGTGGCCGGAAACCTGCCCGGCCGAACCCAGACCCTTTCGCTGGCGGTTTATTCAGCGGTGCAGGCTGGCAACGACCTTCTGGCCAATAGCCTCGTCCTTGTCATCAGCCTGCTGTGCATTGTCATTCTCTGGGCCACCAGCCGCCTTTTGCAACCCAAGTACACAAACCGCTAG
- the modA gene encoding molybdate ABC transporter substrate-binding protein, translating to MPRVVPSLIALSLLLVFPALSSAGELIVSAAASLTDAFSDIEPAFEEANPDVDVIMNFASSGSLYHQIEQGAPADVYASANPRWMDRAVANGFADTAAVRIFARNALVLAVPAGNPAGVAGMEDLTDNRVAMIGIGTPQTVPAGQYAKSALTAAGLYETLRGKYIFGESVRQVLDYLARGEVDCGFVYRTDAVNAGDSVHILAEIPLENPVTYPIAVLFGTTKPAAERFVDFVTSERGTELLEARGFKRP from the coding sequence ATGCCCCGTGTCGTACCGAGTCTGATCGCGCTCTCTCTTCTCCTGGTGTTTCCCGCGCTTTCCAGCGCAGGGGAGCTCATCGTCTCCGCGGCGGCCAGCCTTACTGACGCCTTTTCAGACATCGAACCGGCGTTCGAGGAAGCCAACCCCGACGTGGACGTCATCATGAATTTCGCTTCCTCGGGCTCGTTGTACCACCAGATCGAGCAGGGCGCACCAGCGGACGTGTACGCCTCAGCCAATCCCAGATGGATGGACAGGGCCGTTGCGAACGGCTTCGCCGATACAGCCGCTGTCCGGATTTTCGCCCGCAACGCTCTGGTTCTGGCCGTCCCCGCTGGAAATCCCGCCGGAGTGGCGGGCATGGAGGACCTGACGGATAATCGGGTGGCCATGATCGGCATCGGCACACCGCAGACAGTTCCAGCGGGCCAGTACGCCAAGAGCGCCCTGACCGCCGCCGGTCTGTACGAAACCCTGCGGGGTAAATATATCTTCGGCGAGTCCGTGCGGCAGGTGCTGGACTACCTGGCAAGGGGGGAGGTGGACTGCGGCTTCGTCTATCGCACTGACGCGGTGAATGCGGGCGACTCCGTGCACATCCTGGCGGAAATTCCCTTGGAAAACCCTGTAACATATCCCATTGCCGTGCTTTTCGGCACAACAAAGCCAGCCGCCGAACGATTCGTTGATTTCGTCACCAGCGAGCGAGGCACGGAGTTGCTCGAGGCGCGTGGCTTCAAGCGGCCCTAG
- a CDS encoding ATP-binding cassette domain-containing protein, with product MFHLRSRFTVEDHALVLFGPSGSGKTLTLQAIAGLLTPDEGSIWVNGAVLFDSSAGVNLPARKREVGYVFQDYALFPHRSVRENVGFGVKPLLGRLDRESAVRVEAAVRSAAEAVNLDPESTWQQVRGIVEVGLDPTTVAGAMRNMLGEAGTQAVEESLRLDLETVAREMSSAVQEVAQSGEAAEGRFSEEEQRQAEGMRIQAEWERYHDVVAEVRANKMSASEVIKDYGRDTYQDILRKHGPALFRKDGLGPDVLAQYIGQVYENVGRHGIQSGGDLIQYLQESRTKREMREDAERLEMDLESGDVLFQSPATIRLDEMALPANEDVAVLREEAGKHYMGKLAGMTVNHPDLGEIVFRARGGWKKFRFMSADPVKLRVVPALPWIVRTAKPLASAPSTKDKGVRFHYLGNRVSLGGEAWDIQFTVSEDKNGQMTYDLIPVKKKDLPGIPPRGSQDGKATAHPTGPLYQGEIVPPDDGVNIALTQAKEKGFPSGATIFGENGQAIINFFETWNASTPPHEIMHVYRRILEDMASHDSAPEWVRDAWTKANEFVGATPGEAWTTEQEEAWARAGEAYLREGRPPSEGLRGAFRMMRKWLVQIYRTIMHLDVKLTPEIREVFDRMLATEEEIQAAKEGMEFAPMLERDEAADEYIQAAQAAEAVADEAIERRVEDELAEKRKEWRRQAKQEADGHPAHQVIDSILDAGGIDAQDLGVELVVDGRVIKKINKLRPSKRIIREGGAEAWRVAEQAGFDSVAEMVDYISRTPTKRQIIADRMEELEAEWRRTFNPEVEILSDRYEDLLEKEAQVLAGATKGRPVKSSAIKKLVRQRTGQMKSEYIAMSEMDLLKSVVRREARAARRAYSEGKKEAAAAAKDRQRRALAELRERYKAKQELLKIIRGVRKEAKSKSVPWEWQEQVLSLVERFGMGTKTLTPRRPEEMPKLVDFLRGKMDFLYDPDLLEGGAQPPESGVADWIVEASKRGRWDYRDLTLDQTRDLYKAVRWLAHRGRIESRLISAQEQAAVQAVAQESADNMADLGEKHVITEKESRSIFGKTRKFSREMLAELGLMEYWLKAADGFRKGSQALSGPLYRHMVKPLTDARAREFEIWEDFGRRMDEILQPVVKDWGKDKGFTIDGVALPEDVRKHWDGLWTKQKIFMLALNLGNEGNRNAVKKGYGHIDKATGKFREMSESDLSRIVSHLTEAEWDAVEQIWQLVDELFPMIDETHYQINGTKLTKVDPEPFYTPSGRLVRGGYFPLIFDRAYSRKARQFQEAEDLMNSREALYQKPNPKSGMTKERQGGTLPPRLSITVIPRHMSDAIHYSTHAVAVRDAYKLISEDTFAQAFTRHFGDEAYNLLTPWLRYIARPERERGDAFEDLMEKMRNRASVVVLGFNPKYWLIQVSGLAHTMKELGAARTAKAAMSIMRHRGKALDWGLEKSTYLRNRANNFDREIQGVFHKLDPTAGHIEVFGRRINLQDVREFSLKGIQVMDMAVAHVTYHAAYEQAMAEYKEAGRQDLEGMDHDASRYADDVIRQSQASADPFSLSHFQRSRGLKRLLVMFFTFTQNYLNRQGHHIRGWREGKMSNEEFARHVFFEWFLPPMVESALLGAVLAGEVPWADEPERLLKEFPYWWVSGLPIVRNVRGVVEYGSDISDTPALQGFDALVGLGATTKNITAGWLSDEAADDGQYLRWLRHAAESVGFMVGVPYKPIFRFQKGLENWMNDETRNPIRFFINAPEE from the coding sequence ATGTTCCATCTCCGCTCCCGCTTCACCGTTGAGGACCACGCCCTGGTGCTGTTCGGTCCGTCAGGTTCGGGCAAGACCCTCACCCTGCAGGCCATCGCCGGATTGCTGACTCCGGACGAGGGCAGTATATGGGTGAACGGAGCGGTCCTGTTCGATTCCTCGGCCGGGGTGAATCTCCCTGCACGCAAGCGGGAGGTTGGCTACGTTTTCCAGGATTACGCCCTCTTTCCCCACCGCAGCGTGCGGGAAAATGTCGGCTTCGGGGTCAAGCCTTTACTGGGGCGTCTGGACAGGGAGTCGGCCGTGCGCGTGGAGGCGGCTGTACGCTCTGCGGCCGAGGCCGTGAATCTCGACCCGGAAAGCACCTGGCAGCAGGTTCGGGGCATCGTTGAGGTGGGCCTAGACCCGACTACTGTGGCTGGCGCCATGCGGAACATGCTTGGCGAGGCTGGCACGCAGGCGGTCGAGGAGAGTCTGCGGCTCGACCTGGAGACTGTGGCCCGCGAAATGAGTTCCGCTGTGCAGGAAGTGGCGCAGTCGGGAGAGGCGGCCGAAGGGCGGTTCTCCGAGGAGGAGCAGCGCCAGGCCGAGGGGATGCGGATTCAGGCGGAATGGGAGCGCTACCACGATGTCGTGGCCGAGGTGCGGGCCAACAAGATGAGCGCGTCCGAAGTCATCAAGGACTACGGCCGCGACACCTACCAGGACATCCTCCGCAAACACGGGCCGGCTCTGTTCCGCAAGGATGGCCTGGGGCCGGACGTTCTGGCCCAGTATATCGGCCAGGTCTACGAAAACGTCGGCCGCCACGGCATACAGTCTGGCGGAGACTTGATCCAATACCTCCAGGAGAGCAGAACCAAGCGTGAAATGCGCGAGGACGCCGAACGCCTGGAGATGGATCTGGAGAGCGGGGACGTTCTCTTCCAATCTCCCGCCACCATCCGCTTGGACGAGATGGCATTGCCTGCCAACGAGGACGTGGCCGTCTTACGCGAGGAGGCTGGCAAGCATTACATGGGAAAACTGGCCGGCATGACCGTCAACCACCCCGACCTGGGAGAAATTGTCTTTCGGGCCAGAGGTGGGTGGAAAAAGTTCCGCTTTATGAGTGCGGACCCGGTCAAGTTGCGCGTGGTTCCCGCGTTGCCTTGGATCGTGCGGACAGCGAAGCCCTTGGCCAGCGCTCCCTCCACCAAGGACAAGGGGGTGCGTTTTCACTACTTGGGCAACCGCGTCTCTCTGGGTGGGGAGGCCTGGGACATTCAGTTCACGGTGTCCGAGGACAAAAACGGTCAAATGACCTATGATCTCATCCCCGTAAAGAAAAAGGACCTGCCGGGCATCCCTCCGCGCGGTTCCCAAGATGGGAAGGCAACGGCTCATCCGACAGGTCCTCTTTACCAAGGAGAAATAGTACCCCCCGACGACGGTGTCAACATCGCCTTGACCCAAGCTAAAGAGAAGGGCTTCCCCTCTGGTGCCACCATCTTCGGTGAAAACGGGCAGGCCATAATCAACTTCTTCGAGACCTGGAACGCCTCCACCCCGCCGCATGAGATCATGCACGTATACCGGCGCATCCTGGAGGACATGGCCAGCCATGACTCCGCGCCGGAGTGGGTTCGGGACGCCTGGACCAAAGCCAACGAGTTCGTGGGTGCCACCCCCGGCGAGGCGTGGACTACCGAGCAAGAGGAAGCCTGGGCCCGCGCTGGCGAGGCCTACCTCCGGGAGGGCAGGCCGCCGTCCGAAGGGCTGCGCGGCGCGTTCCGCATGATGCGCAAATGGCTGGTCCAGATCTACCGGACCATCATGCACCTGGACGTGAAACTGACGCCCGAAATCCGTGAAGTATTCGACCGGATGCTGGCCACCGAGGAAGAGATCCAGGCCGCCAAAGAGGGCATGGAGTTCGCCCCCATGCTTGAACGGGACGAGGCGGCCGATGAGTACATCCAGGCGGCCCAGGCTGCCGAGGCCGTGGCAGACGAGGCCATAGAGCGCCGCGTCGAGGACGAGCTCGCCGAAAAGCGCAAAGAGTGGAGACGCCAGGCCAAGCAAGAGGCCGATGGGCACCCCGCCCACCAGGTCATTGATTCCATCCTGGACGCCGGCGGCATCGACGCCCAGGACCTGGGCGTCGAGCTTGTGGTGGACGGCCGCGTCATCAAGAAGATCAACAAGCTACGCCCGAGCAAGCGCATCATCCGCGAAGGGGGCGCCGAGGCGTGGAGGGTGGCCGAACAAGCTGGCTTCGATAGCGTTGCCGAAATGGTGGACTACATCTCTCGCACCCCCACCAAGCGCCAGATCATCGCCGACCGCATGGAGGAGTTAGAGGCCGAATGGCGACGGACCTTCAATCCCGAAGTGGAAATCCTCTCCGACCGCTACGAGGACTTGCTGGAGAAAGAAGCCCAGGTCCTGGCCGGGGCCACGAAGGGCAGGCCGGTCAAGTCGTCTGCCATCAAGAAGCTAGTCCGGCAGCGCACCGGCCAGATGAAGTCCGAGTACATCGCCATGAGCGAGATGGACCTCCTCAAGTCCGTGGTACGGCGCGAAGCCCGGGCCGCTCGGCGGGCGTATTCGGAGGGCAAGAAGGAGGCGGCGGCCGCGGCAAAGGACCGTCAACGTCGCGCCCTGGCAGAACTGCGGGAGCGATACAAGGCCAAGCAGGAGCTTCTGAAGATCATTCGCGGCGTGCGAAAGGAGGCGAAGTCCAAGTCCGTCCCCTGGGAATGGCAGGAGCAGGTACTGTCCCTGGTAGAGCGCTTCGGCATGGGGACCAAGACCCTGACTCCGCGCCGCCCGGAAGAGATGCCCAAACTGGTGGACTTCCTCCGGGGCAAGATGGACTTCCTTTATGACCCCGACCTCCTGGAGGGTGGAGCCCAGCCGCCCGAATCAGGCGTGGCGGACTGGATCGTCGAGGCCTCTAAGCGTGGCCGGTGGGACTATCGGGATCTGACCCTGGATCAAACCCGAGACCTTTACAAGGCTGTCCGATGGCTGGCCCACCGTGGCCGGATTGAAAGCCGCCTCATTTCCGCCCAGGAGCAGGCGGCAGTTCAGGCCGTGGCACAAGAGTCGGCCGACAACATGGCCGACTTGGGCGAGAAACACGTCATCACGGAAAAGGAATCCCGGAGCATTTTCGGCAAAACCCGCAAGTTCTCCCGCGAGATGCTGGCCGAACTGGGCCTGATGGAATACTGGCTCAAGGCGGCCGACGGGTTCCGCAAGGGATCGCAAGCCTTAAGCGGCCCCCTCTACCGGCACATGGTCAAGCCCCTAACCGACGCCCGGGCGCGAGAGTTTGAGATATGGGAGGACTTTGGCCGCCGCATGGACGAGATTCTCCAGCCGGTGGTCAAGGACTGGGGGAAAGACAAGGGGTTCACCATCGACGGAGTAGCCCTGCCCGAGGACGTCCGGAAACACTGGGACGGACTGTGGACCAAGCAGAAGATTTTCATGCTGGCCCTGAACCTGGGCAACGAGGGCAACCGCAACGCGGTCAAGAAGGGTTACGGCCATATTGACAAGGCCACGGGCAAGTTCCGGGAAATGAGCGAATCCGACCTTTCTCGCATTGTCTCCCACCTGACTGAGGCGGAGTGGGATGCGGTGGAACAGATCTGGCAACTCGTGGATGAGCTCTTCCCGATGATCGACGAAACCCACTACCAGATTAATGGGACCAAGCTGACCAAGGTGGACCCCGAGCCGTTCTACACGCCCTCCGGGCGCCTAGTGCGTGGCGGATACTTCCCGCTCATTTTTGACCGGGCCTATTCGCGGAAAGCCAGGCAGTTCCAAGAGGCGGAAGACCTTATGAACAGCCGTGAGGCACTCTACCAAAAGCCGAACCCAAAGTCCGGCATGACCAAGGAGCGCCAAGGCGGAACCCTTCCCCCGCGCCTTTCCATCACGGTCATACCACGACACATGAGCGACGCGATCCACTACTCCACGCACGCCGTGGCCGTGCGGGACGCTTACAAGCTGATCAGCGAAGACACCTTCGCTCAGGCCTTCACCCGACATTTTGGAGACGAGGCGTACAACCTGCTGACCCCCTGGCTGCGCTACATCGCCCGGCCGGAGCGGGAGCGGGGCGACGCCTTCGAGGACCTCATGGAGAAGATGCGCAATCGTGCGTCCGTGGTGGTCCTGGGCTTCAATCCCAAGTACTGGCTGATACAGGTCTCCGGCTTGGCGCACACCATGAAGGAGCTGGGCGCGGCCAGGACGGCGAAGGCCGCCATGAGTATCATGCGGCACCGCGGCAAGGCCCTGGATTGGGGGCTGGAGAAATCGACCTACCTGCGCAACCGGGCCAACAACTTCGACCGAGAAATCCAGGGCGTCTTCCACAAGCTGGACCCGACTGCGGGGCACATCGAAGTCTTCGGGCGCCGGATCAACCTGCAGGACGTCCGGGAGTTCTCCCTCAAGGGGATCCAGGTCATGGACATGGCCGTGGCCCACGTCACCTATCATGCCGCCTACGAGCAGGCCATGGCGGAGTACAAGGAGGCGGGACGGCAGGACCTGGAGGGCATGGACCACGACGCCAGCCGGTACGCTGACGACGTGATCAGACAGTCCCAGGCCAGCGCGGACCCGTTCTCTCTGTCTCATTTTCAACGGAGCCGTGGCCTCAAGCGACTGCTGGTCATGTTCTTCACGTTTACCCAGAACTACTTGAACCGCCAGGGGCACCACATTCGGGGCTGGCGAGAAGGCAAAATGAGCAACGAGGAGTTTGCCCGTCACGTCTTTTTCGAGTGGTTCCTGCCTCCCATGGTCGAATCGGCTCTCTTGGGAGCGGTCCTGGCCGGCGAGGTTCCTTGGGCTGATGAGCCCGAGCGACTCCTCAAGGAGTTCCCCTACTGGTGGGTCTCCGGCCTCCCCATCGTGCGCAACGTGCGCGGCGTGGTTGAGTACGGGAGCGACATTTCAGACACTCCGGCCCTGCAGGGCTTTGATGCCCTCGTTGGACTGGGGGCGACCACAAAGAATATCACCGCTGGCTGGTTGTCGGATGAGGCGGCAGACGACGGGCAATACCTGCGCTGGCTTCGACACGCAGCCGAGAGCGTGGGGTTCATGGTCGGCGTGCCCTACAAGCCTATCTTCCGGTTCCAAAAGGGACTGGAAAACTGGATGAACGATGAGACACGGAACCCCATACGGTTCTTTATCAACGCTCCGGAGGAGTAA